From Candidatus Edwardsbacteria bacterium RifOxyA12_full_54_48, a single genomic window includes:
- a CDS encoding glycosyl transferase family 1 — protein MSKSSDIHKIAFLGDYLPRKCGIATFTTDLRTSVAAEFPATQCLVVPVNDVEGGYDYPPEVRFEIAEQDLPSYLRAADFLNITNVDVLCVQHEFGIYGGAAGSHLLALLHKLRMPVVTTLHTILREPNPEQRRVMRELIRLSTRLVVMSEKGREFLRDVYQAPADKIDLVPHGIPEMPFADPNYFKDEFGVAGKQVLLTFGLLSPNKGIEYALRALPAIIAEFPNTVYIVVGQTHPNLLRAEGESYRLSLERMAKELGVQKHVVFFNRFVELEELTRFIGATDIYLTPYLTESQITSGTLAYAFGAGNAVVSTPYWHAQELLTEERGKLVPFRDPEAIAGAVIGLLHDAPLRHSMRKNAYQLGRGMVWSRVAHLYVDSFRRAGQEHSFVGRKSSPIRTLDEQPDQLPALKLDHLYRLSDSTGIFQHASFTVPNFAEGYCTDDNARALLLTLMLQQAGHSTPRSNELAATYSAFLNHAFVRKTRRFRNFMSFDRRWLEDVGSEDCHGHALWALGLCMGHAGHGSFHMLAAELFEQALPVAPGLTSPRAWAFALIGIDEYLRRLSGDRRAGQIRESLTAKLMQRFADASSQDWQWFEDVVSYTNAKLPHALILSGRSMNNSQMLETGLKALRWLVRVQTSDTGSFRPVGSNGFFPKGQARALFDQQPIEAQATVSACIEAYSATGDMYWAAEARRAFEWFLGRNDLGLALYDSTTGGCRDGLHVDRVSQNQGAESTLAFLLALAEMQTLQSALTSFNGSPDEQR, from the coding sequence ATGTCCAAATCATCCGATATCCACAAGATCGCCTTCCTGGGCGATTACCTGCCGCGAAAGTGCGGCATCGCAACCTTCACCACCGACCTGCGCACCTCGGTGGCGGCGGAATTCCCCGCCACCCAGTGCCTGGTGGTCCCGGTCAATGACGTCGAGGGCGGCTACGATTATCCGCCGGAGGTCCGGTTCGAGATCGCGGAGCAGGACCTGCCGTCCTACCTGCGGGCGGCCGACTTTCTCAACATCACCAACGTGGACGTCCTCTGCGTGCAGCACGAGTTCGGCATCTACGGCGGAGCGGCCGGCAGCCACCTGCTGGCCCTGCTGCACAAGCTGCGGATGCCAGTCGTCACCACGCTTCACACCATCCTGCGCGAACCCAACCCCGAACAGCGGCGGGTGATGCGCGAGTTGATCCGGCTTTCCACCCGGCTGGTGGTGATGTCGGAAAAGGGCCGGGAGTTCCTGCGGGATGTCTACCAGGCGCCGGCCGACAAGATAGACCTTGTTCCCCACGGCATCCCCGAGATGCCCTTCGCCGATCCCAATTATTTCAAGGATGAGTTCGGGGTGGCCGGCAAGCAGGTCTTGCTCACCTTCGGGCTGCTTTCGCCCAACAAGGGCATCGAGTACGCCCTGCGGGCCCTGCCGGCCATCATCGCCGAGTTTCCCAACACGGTCTACATCGTGGTGGGCCAGACCCACCCCAACCTGCTGCGCGCAGAGGGCGAGTCCTACCGGTTGAGCCTGGAGCGGATGGCCAAGGAACTGGGGGTCCAGAAGCACGTGGTGTTCTTCAACCGCTTCGTCGAGCTGGAGGAGCTGACCCGGTTCATCGGGGCCACCGACATCTACCTCACCCCCTACCTGACCGAATCGCAGATAACCTCGGGCACCCTGGCCTACGCCTTCGGGGCCGGCAACGCGGTGGTGTCCACCCCCTACTGGCACGCCCAGGAACTGCTGACCGAGGAGCGCGGCAAACTGGTGCCATTCCGCGACCCGGAGGCCATCGCCGGGGCCGTCATCGGCCTGCTGCACGACGCGCCGCTGCGCCACTCGATGCGCAAGAACGCCTACCAGCTGGGGCGGGGCATGGTATGGAGCCGGGTGGCCCATCTTTACGTGGACTCCTTCCGCCGGGCCGGCCAGGAGCACAGCTTCGTGGGGCGAAAATCCTCGCCCATCAGGACCCTTGACGAGCAGCCCGACCAGCTGCCGGCTCTTAAGCTGGACCACCTGTACCGCCTGAGCGACTCGACCGGGATATTCCAGCATGCCAGCTTCACGGTCCCCAATTTCGCCGAGGGCTACTGCACCGACGACAATGCCCGGGCCCTGCTGCTGACCCTGATGCTCCAGCAGGCGGGGCACAGCACCCCGCGCAGCAACGAGCTGGCCGCCACCTATTCCGCCTTTTTGAACCACGCCTTCGTCCGCAAGACCCGCCGCTTCCGCAATTTCATGAGCTTCGACCGCCGCTGGCTGGAGGATGTCGGCTCGGAGGACTGCCACGGCCACGCCCTGTGGGCCCTGGGTCTCTGCATGGGCCATGCCGGCCACGGCAGTTTCCACATGCTGGCGGCCGAGCTGTTCGAACAGGCCCTGCCGGTCGCCCCCGGGCTGACCTCGCCCCGGGCCTGGGCCTTCGCCCTGATCGGAATAGATGAATACCTGCGGCGCTTGAGCGGCGACCGGCGGGCCGGCCAGATCCGGGAATCTCTGACCGCCAAGCTGATGCAGCGCTTCGCCGACGCCTCAAGCCAGGACTGGCAATGGTTCGAGGACGTGGTCTCCTACACCAACGCCAAGCTGCCGCACGCGCTTATCCTCAGCGGCCGCAGTATGAACAACTCCCAGATGCTGGAGACCGGCCTTAAAGCGCTGCGCTGGCTGGTCAGGGTCCAGACCTCCGATACCGGCTCCTTCCGGCCGGTCGGCTCAAACGGATTCTTCCCCAAGGGGCAGGCCCGGGCCCTGTTCGACCAGCAGCCGATAGAAGCCCAGGCCACGGTATCGGCCTGCATCGAGGCCTATTCGGCCACCGGCGACATGTACTGGGCGGCCGAGGCCCGCCGGGCCTTCGAATGGTTCCTGGGACGGAACGATCTGGGACTGGCCCTGTACGATTCCACCACCGGGGGCTGCCGCGACGGCCTGCACGTCGACCGGGTCAGCCAGAACCAGGGGGCCGAATCCACCCTGGCCTTCCTGCTGGCCCTGGCTGAGATGCAGACCCTCCAGAGCGCCCTCACCAGTTTCAACGGGTCGCCGGATGAACAGCGATGA
- a CDS encoding glycosidase, translated as MNKLISPAIAPPVLQAKRIGPVISPDRSRVLLRPFYPVRKSIARRIVNGIMTLSDEAAARLLASVLSEFKDRHTNVEQTFLNRFRQVQAYLKDRKETPPEKQLLIGAYFSHEYSPESAALFNPSIVPHPDQTKLPAGSLRFVLSLRATGEGHISSITFRTGTVSAKHSIKLTPPVPFVTEPEPLTNAVYQKDLFARKLQEAGLHSNFCRRVVDQLPGEFVLDDLRRMLKAERRKMTPVDALADRASQGILLLAESNYQVRFDPSSHLAQRILFPSVPSQSNGIEDARFVMFRDDDGSITYYATYTAYDGKITLPQLLETADFIHFKFLTLNGPAVQNKGMALFPRKIDGRYAMLSRQDDQNILLMYSDNIHFWQTPRMLLQPAQPWEMVKIGTCGSPIETEAGWLVLSHGVGPMRKYCLGAFLLDLKDPSRVIGRLRQPLLSPNQDEREGYVPNVVYTCGSLLHGRELVIPYAMSDYATNFATVPIDDLLAGIE; from the coding sequence ATGAATAAATTGATCTCCCCCGCCATAGCGCCTCCGGTCCTGCAGGCCAAACGCATCGGACCGGTGATCTCCCCGGACCGCTCCCGGGTGTTGCTGCGGCCCTTCTATCCCGTCAGGAAAAGCATTGCCCGGAGGATCGTGAACGGGATCATGACCCTTAGTGACGAAGCGGCGGCCCGATTGCTGGCATCGGTGTTGAGCGAGTTCAAAGACCGGCATACCAACGTTGAGCAGACCTTCCTCAACCGCTTCAGGCAGGTGCAGGCGTATCTGAAGGATAGGAAGGAGACCCCGCCGGAGAAACAGCTGCTGATCGGGGCCTACTTCTCGCATGAATATTCCCCGGAGTCGGCCGCCCTGTTCAATCCGTCCATCGTGCCTCATCCCGATCAGACCAAGCTTCCGGCGGGCTCGCTCCGTTTTGTGTTGAGCCTGCGGGCCACCGGCGAGGGGCACATCTCATCCATCACCTTCCGCACCGGCACCGTCAGCGCCAAACACAGCATCAAGCTCACGCCGCCGGTTCCCTTTGTGACGGAGCCGGAGCCCCTGACCAACGCGGTATACCAGAAGGATCTCTTTGCCCGCAAGCTCCAGGAGGCGGGCCTGCACAGCAACTTCTGCCGGCGGGTGGTGGACCAGCTGCCCGGGGAATTCGTCCTGGACGACCTGCGCCGGATGCTGAAAGCGGAGCGGCGGAAAATGACCCCGGTCGACGCCCTGGCCGACCGGGCCTCCCAGGGCATCCTGCTGCTGGCCGAATCCAACTACCAGGTGCGGTTCGATCCCTCCAGCCATCTGGCCCAGCGGATCCTGTTCCCCTCGGTGCCCAGCCAGAGCAACGGCATCGAGGACGCCCGGTTCGTCATGTTCCGGGACGACGACGGCAGCATCACCTACTACGCCACCTACACCGCCTACGACGGCAAGATCACCCTGCCCCAGCTGCTGGAGACCGCCGACTTTATCCATTTCAAGTTCCTGACCCTCAACGGCCCGGCCGTCCAGAACAAGGGCATGGCCCTGTTCCCCCGCAAGATCGACGGGCGTTACGCCATGCTGTCGCGCCAGGACGACCAGAACATTTTATTGATGTACTCCGACAACATCCACTTTTGGCAGACTCCCAGGATGCTGCTGCAGCCGGCCCAGCCCTGGGAGATGGTCAAGATCGGCACCTGCGGCTCCCCCATAGAGACCGAGGCCGGCTGGCTGGTGCTGAGCCACGGGGTCGGGCCAATGCGGAAGTACTGCCTGGGGGCCTTCCTGCTGGATCTTAAGGACCCCTCGCGGGTGATCGGCCGCCTGCGCCAGCCGCTGTTGTCGCCCAACCAGGACGAGCGCGAAGGCTATGTGCCCAATGTGGTATACACCTGCGGCTCTTTGCTGCACGGCCGGGAGCTGGTGATACCTTACGCCATGAGCGACTATGCCACCAACTTTGCCACCGTGCCGATAGACGACCTGCTGGCGGGGATAGAATGA
- a CDS encoding glyoxalase, with amino-acid sequence MKFCWVTINVKDMERSLSFYRDLLGLEIKRKMTPSPDMEIIFLGSGETQVELICNKKAGAIVAGKDISLGFEVDSLDKFSEILKSKNIPIHSGPFQPNPHIKFLYILDPDGTKIQLVENIPAAGPK; translated from the coding sequence ATGAAATTCTGCTGGGTAACCATAAACGTCAAGGACATGGAACGGTCCCTGTCCTTTTACCGGGACCTTCTGGGCCTGGAGATAAAACGCAAGATGACCCCCAGCCCCGATATGGAGATAATATTTTTAGGCTCTGGGGAAACCCAGGTGGAGCTTATCTGCAACAAAAAAGCCGGCGCTATTGTCGCCGGCAAAGATATCTCCCTGGGCTTCGAAGTGGATTCCTTGGACAAATTCAGCGAGATATTAAAGAGCAAGAACATTCCCATCCACTCCGGGCCTTTCCAACCCAACCCGCACATCAAATTCTTATACATCCTCGACCCGGATGGAACGAAGATCCAGCTGGTGGAAAATATTCCAGCCGCTGGCCCTAAATAA
- a CDS encoding DNA repair protein RecO, whose translation MIERTEAIILKTQNFSETSRIVSAFTRQFGRMKFMAKGARKPKSRFGASFQPGGVSQIVFYRSRHSELHTVSETDVVWDPSALAEDGRMNPAAVALEMGYKLTALESPNMAFYKNLSGFLRSLPSSGESPSQLLGFFLSALNNLGHSPRLDSCVKCRRELKSGGPVFSVTEGGFLCPRCHAPEGECIILKPTQSAALYHWHSTGELCQIAPRDSKGLIETLTAFVNHHISGRTKLICVKYLDPTPAPPLTH comes from the coding sequence ATGATCGAACGCACCGAAGCCATAATATTAAAGACCCAGAATTTTTCCGAGACCAGCCGCATCGTCAGCGCCTTCACCCGGCAGTTCGGCCGGATGAAGTTCATGGCCAAGGGCGCCCGCAAGCCAAAAAGCAGGTTCGGGGCTTCCTTCCAGCCCGGCGGGGTCTCCCAGATCGTCTTCTACCGCAGCCGCCACTCCGAGCTGCACACCGTCTCCGAGACCGACGTGGTCTGGGACCCCTCGGCCCTGGCCGAGGACGGCCGGATGAACCCGGCGGCGGTGGCCCTGGAGATGGGCTACAAACTCACCGCCTTGGAGTCGCCCAATATGGCCTTCTACAAGAATCTTTCGGGATTTTTGCGGTCACTGCCATCCTCCGGGGAAAGCCCCAGCCAACTGCTGGGCTTTTTTCTGTCGGCCCTCAACAACCTGGGACACTCCCCCCGGCTGGATTCCTGCGTCAAATGCCGCCGGGAGCTTAAAAGCGGCGGGCCGGTCTTCTCGGTGACCGAGGGCGGATTCCTCTGCCCCCGCTGCCATGCCCCGGAGGGGGAATGCATTATCCTGAAACCGACCCAATCCGCGGCCCTGTATCACTGGCACTCCACCGGAGAACTGTGCCAGATCGCCCCCCGCGACAGCAAAGGGCTGATCGAGACCCTGACCGCCTTCGTCAACCACCACATATCGGGCCGGACCAAGCTGATCTGCGTAAAATATTTGGACCCCACCCCTGCTCCTCCCCTAACGCATTAG
- a CDS encoding peptidase M3A and M3B thimet/oligopeptidase F — translation MSQIKKLSAIGRKLEKLSAQYYRLEWVQYTTGYDFGSQKAYQRMVKVFKDQKNYQAILDHQAMDLEPQDKRRKEILYKAFKPYHLSDQMNQLELEIQKLATQLSQVLNTHRSNLDGREIRSTEIAQILRSQPDREKRKKAYLARAQVNQPLFQAGFAELIGLRKEYARLYGAKNFAAYQLEQQELDASMFDGWPEQTAKLLPAMKKIKAEFGEKFIGDTEVKPWDEAYISAQLAPELNHRVDMSAGYDVVRDFFLNFGWDITKYNITYDIFPRRNKSEWGYNFPIQTAKDSRILANVENRYHEYGVLLHETGHALHSFLLKPREVLLNLGVSGIISEGFANLFQDFLYDRSFYGQFFGEDQAGAAENFGNLKRWERATRLEAVPAILFDQALYRENIKTIDDVHQLYWKTYRQILGEEPFAGEPPWGFRIHHTTHPIYLHNYFMGDLSCDMLREVFKQRHKTDDIMGQGKKFGKFLMEEVIKPSGTYTYPELYKRISGEEFSLKYLAE, via the coding sequence ATGTCCCAAATAAAAAAACTTAGCGCCATCGGCCGCAAGCTGGAAAAGCTGTCGGCCCAGTACTACCGCCTGGAATGGGTCCAGTACACCACCGGATACGATTTCGGCTCGCAGAAGGCCTACCAGAGGATGGTCAAGGTATTCAAGGACCAGAAAAACTACCAGGCCATTCTGGATCACCAGGCAATGGACCTGGAGCCGCAGGACAAGCGCCGGAAAGAGATCCTGTACAAGGCCTTCAAGCCCTACCACCTGTCCGACCAGATGAACCAGCTGGAACTGGAGATCCAGAAACTGGCCACCCAGCTGTCCCAGGTGCTCAATACCCACCGCTCCAATTTGGATGGCCGGGAGATCCGCTCCACCGAGATCGCCCAGATCCTGCGGAGCCAGCCGGACCGGGAGAAAAGAAAGAAAGCCTACCTGGCCCGGGCCCAGGTGAACCAGCCGCTGTTCCAGGCCGGATTCGCCGAACTGATCGGATTGAGAAAAGAATATGCCCGGCTCTACGGGGCCAAGAACTTCGCGGCCTACCAGCTGGAACAGCAGGAGCTGGACGCCAGCATGTTCGACGGCTGGCCGGAACAGACTGCCAAACTGCTGCCGGCCATGAAAAAGATCAAGGCGGAATTCGGCGAAAAATTCATCGGCGACACGGAAGTAAAACCGTGGGACGAAGCCTATATCAGCGCCCAACTGGCCCCGGAGCTCAACCACCGGGTGGACATGTCGGCCGGTTACGATGTGGTCCGGGATTTCTTTTTGAACTTCGGCTGGGACATCACCAAATACAACATCACCTACGACATCTTCCCCCGCCGCAACAAGTCGGAGTGGGGCTATAATTTCCCCATCCAGACGGCCAAGGACTCCCGGATACTGGCCAACGTGGAGAACCGCTATCACGAATACGGCGTGCTGCTGCACGAGACCGGCCACGCCCTGCATTCTTTCCTGCTTAAGCCCCGGGAGGTGCTGTTGAACCTGGGGGTCAGCGGCATCATCTCCGAGGGGTTCGCCAACCTGTTCCAGGATTTTTTATATGACCGATCGTTCTACGGACAGTTCTTCGGAGAGGACCAGGCCGGGGCGGCGGAGAACTTTGGCAATCTCAAGCGCTGGGAGCGGGCCACCCGGCTGGAGGCCGTTCCGGCCATCCTGTTCGACCAGGCCCTGTATCGGGAGAACATCAAGACCATCGACGATGTTCACCAGCTGTACTGGAAGACATACCGGCAGATACTGGGCGAGGAGCCTTTCGCCGGGGAGCCGCCCTGGGGATTCCGGATCCATCACACCACCCATCCCATCTACCTGCACAATTATTTCATGGGCGACCTAAGCTGCGACATGCTGAGGGAGGTGTTCAAGCAGCGCCACAAAACGGATGACATCATGGGCCAGGGTAAAAAGTTCGGGAAGTTTCTGATGGAAGAGGTGATCAAACCTTCCGGGACCTACACCTATCCCGAATTGTACAAGCGCATCAGCGGGGAGGAATTCTCGCTTAAATACCTGGCGGAATAA